One genomic window of Sphingomonas sp. C3-2 includes the following:
- a CDS encoding CusA/CzcA family heavy metal efflux RND transporter, with the protein MLSTLVQRALSLRLTVLGLALLLAGIGGWSFVNLPIDAFPDISSTQVKVILKAPGMTPEEVENRIITPIEMEMLGIADQHVLRSVAKYAIADITIDFKDGTDIYWARSQVAERLGNVMGDLPDTVEGGMAPISTPLSDMYMFTLEGPQSLAEKRRVLDWVVRPALRTVPGVADVNALGGYVETFEVAPDNAALAAAGLSTDDLASAIESSNRNDGAGRLTIGEEALIVRSTGAIRSPDDLAAVVVRSANGTIVRVGDVATVRTGSLTRYGAVTRDGKGEAVQGLVLGLRGADAAKVVDGVKERIAEIEPGLPKGMTISVFYDRSNLIEHAVGTVEKALIEATILVVILLLLFLGDFRASVIVALALPMAALLTFIFMRSIGLTANLMSLGGLAIAVGILVDGAVVVVENVVERLSDRKHLHASKLHNVFAASAEVAKPVASGMAIIALVFLPLLTLEGLEGKLFAPVALTIVLALLSALVISLTLIPVLAYYVLKVKEGHHEPWLMRKIAPRYAQLLGASFAHKRRVFAIAGVALALTGVAYGLTGKTFLPTMDEGSVIVQISKLPSISLDHSVKGDLSFQKAVKEQLPEVEHIIGRVGSDELGLDAMGPNETDHFLELKPREEWRVGDKAWLSEQLRTVLEDFPGFEPTFTQPIEMRISEMLTGARGDLAIKIFGPDLAELSRIAGEVQGRLQKIRGTSEAMTVANDRVDYLQFDIDRVAAGRAGMPTDHLQDMMRAQLEGVQAGVVVAENRRVPIVLRGTEQGTTLSPQAFADQLYRAPDGQLVRASDVARVAQVEGPVKLEHENGSRFALVQAFVSGRDLVGYVDEARADIGAHVTLPPGYRIVWGGQFENQQRASARLAVVLPISVLMIFGVLYMTLGSLRASALILVNIPFAMVGGMIALALSGEYLSVPASVGFIALLGIAVLNGLVMVSYFRQLRENGLSLAEAVRRGAERRLRPVLMTATIAAFGLVPLLFASGPGSEIQRPLAIVVIGGLVSATLLTLLLLPILYERFGESAAEQAAGDLLHPAPSEA; encoded by the coding sequence ATGCTGTCCACCCTCGTCCAGCGCGCGCTGTCGCTGCGTCTCACCGTCCTCGGCCTTGCCCTCTTGCTTGCGGGCATAGGCGGATGGTCTTTCGTCAACCTGCCGATCGACGCCTTTCCCGATATCAGCTCGACCCAGGTCAAGGTGATCCTGAAAGCCCCCGGCATGACGCCGGAAGAGGTGGAAAACCGCATCATCACCCCGATCGAGATGGAAATGCTGGGCATCGCCGACCAGCATGTCCTGCGATCGGTGGCCAAATATGCGATTGCCGACATCACGATCGACTTCAAGGACGGGACCGACATCTACTGGGCGCGCAGCCAGGTGGCCGAGCGCCTCGGCAATGTGATGGGCGATCTGCCCGACACGGTCGAAGGCGGCATGGCGCCGATCTCGACCCCGCTGTCGGACATGTACATGTTCACGCTCGAAGGGCCGCAGAGCCTTGCTGAAAAGCGCCGCGTGCTCGACTGGGTGGTGCGTCCCGCGCTGCGCACCGTGCCGGGTGTGGCCGATGTGAACGCGCTGGGTGGCTATGTCGAAACCTTCGAGGTTGCGCCCGACAACGCCGCACTCGCCGCGGCCGGCCTCAGCACCGACGACCTAGCCTCGGCGATAGAGAGCAGCAACCGCAATGACGGGGCCGGGCGGCTCACGATCGGTGAGGAAGCGCTGATCGTCCGCTCGACGGGCGCGATCCGCAGCCCCGACGACCTTGCAGCTGTGGTTGTGCGCAGCGCCAATGGCACGATCGTGCGCGTGGGCGACGTTGCCACCGTGCGCACCGGCAGCCTCACCCGCTACGGCGCGGTCACCCGCGACGGCAAAGGCGAGGCGGTTCAGGGCCTTGTCCTCGGGCTGCGCGGCGCGGATGCGGCGAAGGTGGTCGACGGGGTCAAGGAACGCATCGCCGAGATCGAGCCCGGCCTGCCCAAGGGGATGACGATCTCGGTCTTCTACGATCGCTCCAACCTCATCGAACATGCGGTCGGCACGGTCGAAAAGGCGCTGATCGAAGCGACGATCCTGGTCGTCATCCTGCTGCTGCTCTTCCTCGGCGATTTTCGCGCCTCGGTGATCGTCGCGCTCGCACTCCCCATGGCGGCGCTCCTGACCTTCATCTTCATGCGCTCGATCGGGCTCACCGCCAATCTGATGAGCCTTGGCGGGCTGGCCATTGCGGTCGGCATATTGGTCGACGGCGCGGTCGTGGTGGTCGAGAATGTCGTCGAGCGCCTGTCGGACCGCAAGCATCTGCACGCCAGCAAGCTCCACAACGTCTTTGCCGCATCGGCCGAGGTCGCCAAGCCCGTTGCCTCGGGCATGGCGATCATCGCGCTCGTCTTCCTGCCGCTGCTCACGCTCGAAGGGCTTGAGGGCAAGCTGTTCGCGCCGGTTGCGCTCACCATCGTGCTCGCGCTCCTTTCGGCGCTCGTCATCTCGCTGACGCTCATCCCCGTGCTCGCTTATTATGTGCTGAAGGTGAAGGAAGGACATCACGAACCCTGGCTGATGCGCAAGATCGCACCGCGCTATGCGCAGCTGCTCGGTGCATCCTTCGCGCACAAGCGCCGCGTCTTCGCGATCGCCGGGGTCGCGCTGGCGCTCACCGGCGTTGCGTACGGGCTGACGGGCAAGACCTTCCTGCCGACGATGGATGAAGGCTCGGTCATCGTCCAGATTTCCAAGCTGCCCTCGATCTCGCTCGATCACAGCGTGAAGGGTGATCTGAGCTTCCAGAAAGCGGTGAAGGAACAACTGCCCGAGGTGGAGCATATCATCGGCCGGGTGGGCTCGGACGAGCTTGGCCTCGACGCCATGGGGCCGAATGAAACCGACCATTTCCTTGAACTGAAGCCCCGCGAGGAATGGCGCGTGGGCGACAAGGCGTGGCTTTCGGAACAGCTTCGCACGGTGCTGGAGGATTTCCCCGGTTTCGAGCCAACCTTTACCCAGCCCATCGAGATGCGCATTTCCGAAATGCTGACCGGCGCGCGCGGCGATCTCGCGATCAAGATCTTCGGGCCCGACCTTGCCGAATTGTCGCGCATCGCGGGCGAGGTGCAGGGCCGCCTCCAGAAAATCCGCGGCACCAGCGAGGCGATGACGGTGGCGAATGACCGGGTCGACTATCTCCAGTTCGATATCGACCGCGTTGCCGCCGGCCGCGCGGGGATGCCCACCGATCACTTGCAGGACATGATGCGCGCGCAGCTCGAGGGGGTGCAGGCGGGCGTTGTCGTTGCCGAAAACCGCCGCGTGCCGATCGTGCTGCGCGGTACCGAACAGGGGACCACGCTGTCACCGCAGGCCTTTGCCGATCAGCTCTACCGCGCACCCGATGGCCAGCTTGTCCGTGCCAGTGATGTCGCGCGGGTTGCGCAGGTCGAGGGGCCGGTGAAGCTGGAGCATGAAAACGGCTCGCGCTTCGCGCTGGTCCAGGCCTTTGTCTCGGGGCGCGATCTTGTCGGCTATGTCGACGAGGCACGCGCCGATATCGGCGCGCATGTGACGCTGCCGCCGGGTTACCGCATCGTCTGGGGCGGCCAGTTCGAAAACCAGCAACGTGCTTCTGCCCGCCTTGCGGTGGTGCTGCCCATCTCGGTGCTGATGATCTTCGGCGTGCTCTACATGACGCTCGGATCGCTGCGGGCATCGGCGCTCATCCTCGTCAACATTCCCTTTGCAATGGTGGGCGGGATGATCGCGCTCGCGCTGTCGGGGGAATATCTCTCGGTCCCCGCCTCGGTCGGTTTCATCGCGCTGCTTGGCATCGCGGTGCTCAACGGCCTCGTCATGGTCAGCTATTTCCGCCAGCTGCGTGAAAACGGACTGTCGCTTGCCGAAGCCGTTCGGCGCGGTGCCGAACGCCGGCTGCGCCCGGTGCTGATGACCGCCACCATCGCGGCCTTCGGCCTCGTCCCGCTGCTCTTTGCCAGCGGGCCGGGATCGGAGATCCAGAGGCCGCTCGCCATCGTCGTGATCGGCGGGCTGGTCTCGGCGACGCTGCTCACGCTGCTCCTGCTGCCGATCCTCTATGAACGCTTTGGCGAAAGCGCGGCCGAACAGGCGGCCGGCGATCTGCTCCATCCCGCGCCGAGCGAGGCCTGA
- a CDS encoding TDT family transporter, giving the protein MIAAVRAVTLGCRPLAQLSHPMEVIRQFTPNWFAAVMGTGVLALALPLAHHGFSETGEMLWLTAAAMFALFALLYGARWAFFGHEARLIFGHNTVSMFIGTIPMALATVINGALVFGIARFGTGIVPLAHTLWWIDVVLALACGVLIPYLMFTRHEHSLDQMTAVWLLPVVAAEVAGASGGLLAPHLADPHAQLTVLATSYMLWAYSVPVAFSILAILILRMALHRLPHENMAASSWLALGPIGTGALGLLVLGQDAPAIMAGHGLAAIGSVAQGIGVIGGLMLWGFGLWWFALATLVTIRYWRAGTPFNLGWWGYIFPLGVYTLATFRLGAALEMEAFALIGTGFTALLASLWLFVAIKTLTGAWAGRLFVAPCLAAPQA; this is encoded by the coding sequence ATGATCGCGGCCGTCCGCGCTGTCACGCTCGGCTGCCGCCCCCTGGCCCAGTTGAGCCACCCCATGGAGGTGATCCGTCAGTTCACCCCCAACTGGTTCGCCGCCGTCATGGGCACGGGCGTACTGGCGCTTGCCCTGCCGCTCGCCCACCACGGTTTCAGCGAAACCGGCGAGATGCTGTGGCTTACCGCCGCGGCGATGTTCGCGCTCTTCGCGCTGCTTTACGGCGCGCGCTGGGCCTTTTTCGGGCACGAGGCGCGGCTGATCTTCGGGCACAACACCGTATCGATGTTCATCGGCACGATCCCGATGGCGTTGGCGACGGTGATCAACGGCGCGCTCGTCTTCGGCATCGCCCGCTTCGGGACGGGCATCGTGCCGCTGGCGCATACGCTCTGGTGGATTGACGTGGTACTTGCTCTCGCCTGCGGCGTGCTCATCCCCTATCTGATGTTCACGCGGCACGAGCACAGCCTTGATCAGATGACGGCGGTGTGGCTGCTCCCCGTTGTCGCGGCGGAAGTGGCTGGCGCATCGGGCGGGTTGCTGGCGCCGCACCTTGCCGATCCGCACGCGCAGCTCACGGTTCTCGCCACTTCCTACATGCTCTGGGCCTATTCGGTGCCGGTTGCGTTCAGCATCCTCGCCATCCTCATCCTGCGCATGGCGCTCCACCGCCTGCCGCATGAAAATATGGCGGCCTCGAGCTGGCTTGCGCTCGGCCCGATCGGCACCGGCGCGCTCGGCCTGCTCGTGCTCGGCCAGGACGCGCCCGCCATCATGGCGGGCCACGGTCTGGCCGCCATCGGCAGCGTGGCGCAGGGGATCGGCGTGATCGGCGGGCTGATGCTCTGGGGGTTTGGGCTGTGGTGGTTCGCGCTCGCGACGCTCGTCACCATCCGCTACTGGCGCGCGGGCACGCCGTTCAACCTCGGCTGGTGGGGCTATATCTTCCCGCTGGGGGTCTATACGCTCGCCACCTTCCGCTTAGGCGCGGCGCTGGAGATGGAGGCATTCGCGCTGATCGGCACCGGCTTCACCGCGCTGCTCGCGAGCCTCTGGCTCTTCGTTGCGATCAAGACGTTGACGGGGGCCTGGGCAGGGAGGCTGTTCGTTGCCCCCTGCCTCGCCGCCCCGCAGGCTTAG
- a CDS encoding response regulator transcription factor, whose protein sequence is MRLLLVEDDGELGRRLSDRLRGAGFAVDLASARAEAELWPDIDKMGAIILDLGLPDGSGMDLLRGWRARKVDCPIVILTARGSWQDKVEGLNAGADDFIVKPVRFEELQARLNALFRRQLGKRESHIETAGLRLDPLSGEVVCDGAPLKLSKQEFRLLHLFMRRPEQILSQADIMEHLYELDALRDLNTIEVLVGRLRRKIGAERIVTLRGLGYRFGK, encoded by the coding sequence GTGCGGTTGTTGCTGGTGGAGGATGACGGCGAACTGGGCCGGCGGCTGAGCGATCGGCTGCGCGGGGCTGGCTTTGCGGTCGACCTCGCCAGCGCGCGGGCAGAGGCCGAGCTGTGGCCCGATATCGACAAGATGGGCGCCATCATCCTCGACCTCGGCCTGCCCGATGGCAGCGGCATGGATCTGCTGCGCGGGTGGCGCGCGCGCAAGGTCGATTGCCCCATCGTGATCCTCACCGCGCGGGGCAGCTGGCAGGACAAGGTGGAAGGGCTCAATGCCGGGGCGGATGACTTCATCGTCAAACCCGTGCGGTTCGAGGAGCTTCAGGCGCGGCTCAACGCACTGTTCCGCCGCCAGCTCGGCAAGCGCGAAAGCCATATCGAAACGGCTGGCCTGCGCCTCGATCCGCTGAGCGGCGAGGTGGTGTGCGACGGCGCTCCGCTCAAGCTCAGCAAGCAGGAGTTCCGCCTGCTCCACCTCTTCATGCGGCGCCCCGAACAGATACTCTCGCAGGCAGACATCATGGAGCATCTTTATGAGTTGGACGCGCTGCGCGATCTGAACACGATCGAGGTGCTTGTCGGACGGCTTCGGCGCAAGATCGGGGCGGAGCGTATCGTCACGCTGCGCGGCCTTGGCTACAGGTTTGGCAAATGA
- a CDS encoding HAMP domain-containing sensor histidine kinase: MSGDRVPTRRWRHSLRTRFLLAILIWTMIGIGAIWLSANRLFAKHVEMQYHEELEVHLRELARLTHVDAGGHPELLRPLSDPRYEVPLSGFYWQVTVPGKRPLRSASMTRGMLDESIAHSPEILHRVENGPTGPTITYGFIRPAPTGGSIHYVIATDERELNRVISGFTNELTLWLAVLAAALLLTGGVIIRIGVAPLDRLATAISRLRGGSAVRLEGQYPAEIAPLVDDLNAYIRQNGEIIARARVQAGNLAHSLRTPLAVITDEAERMAERGDAAQSAQVLLDQSRMMAQQIEYQLARARSAAGTRIPGATSVLPDLVDPIVAAMRRLHPDVAFDLLSRPTTPVMLSIDPVDLSELLSILLDNAGKWAAHAVAVTLEEGEEGLAVEVIDDGPGMTPAQIAEAFAVGSRFDESKVGTGLGLAIAHDICEAIGADIRLMARGDGAAGLRVRLMLPR, translated from the coding sequence ATGAGCGGCGATAGGGTTCCCACGCGGCGGTGGCGCCACAGCCTGCGCACGCGTTTCCTGCTCGCGATCCTGATCTGGACGATGATCGGCATCGGCGCGATCTGGCTCTCGGCCAACCGGCTCTTCGCCAAGCATGTCGAGATGCAATATCATGAAGAGCTTGAGGTGCATCTGCGCGAGCTGGCGCGGCTGACGCATGTCGATGCCGGCGGCCATCCCGAACTGCTGCGCCCGCTCTCCGATCCGCGTTACGAAGTGCCGCTTTCGGGCTTTTACTGGCAGGTGACGGTGCCGGGTAAGCGCCCGCTGCGTTCGGCATCGATGACGCGCGGGATGCTCGATGAATCGATCGCCCATTCGCCCGAGATATTACACCGGGTCGAAAACGGGCCCACCGGCCCCACCATCACCTATGGCTTTATCCGTCCTGCACCGACGGGCGGCTCGATCCATTATGTGATCGCGACCGACGAGCGCGAGCTGAACCGCGTGATTTCGGGTTTCACCAACGAACTCACCTTGTGGCTGGCGGTGCTGGCGGCGGCGCTGTTGCTCACCGGCGGAGTGATCATCCGCATCGGCGTTGCGCCGCTCGATCGGCTGGCGACCGCGATCTCGCGCTTGCGGGGCGGCAGCGCGGTGCGGCTGGAGGGGCAATATCCTGCCGAAATCGCGCCGCTGGTCGACGATCTCAACGCCTATATCCGCCAGAATGGCGAGATTATTGCCCGTGCGCGGGTGCAGGCGGGCAATCTGGCGCACTCGCTACGCACGCCCTTGGCGGTGATCACCGACGAGGCCGAGCGCATGGCCGAACGCGGCGATGCGGCGCAGTCCGCGCAGGTGCTGCTCGATCAAAGCCGGATGATGGCGCAGCAGATCGAATATCAGCTGGCGCGCGCGCGGTCCGCCGCCGGAACCCGGATACCCGGCGCCACCAGCGTGTTGCCCGATCTCGTCGATCCGATCGTTGCGGCGATGCGGCGGCTCCACCCCGATGTCGCGTTCGATTTGCTGAGCCGTCCGACGACCCCCGTCATGCTGTCGATCGATCCGGTCGATCTTTCCGAGCTTCTGTCGATCCTTCTCGACAATGCCGGAAAATGGGCGGCGCATGCGGTGGCAGTGACGCTGGAGGAAGGGGAGGAAGGCCTGGCGGTTGAGGTGATCGATGACGGGCCGGGGATGACCCCCGCCCAGATCGCCGAGGCTTTCGCCGTCGGCTCTCGCTTCGACGAGAGCAAGGTAGGAACCGGGCTTGGCCTCGCCATCGCGCACGACATTTGCGAGGCGATTGGCGCCGATATCCGCCTGATGGCGCGCGGCGATGGGGCTGCGGGTCTGCGTGTCCGCCTGATGCTCCCGCGCTAA
- a CDS encoding efflux RND transporter periplasmic adaptor subunit: MNRNILAGMGAAILVAAVGGFVWLRDEPGEPAAAAATEAPAGALSAKQLERLNITTKPAVLAATLPLGTVPGTITLPPEARVAVTAPFAGAAIRIFVIEGQQVRQGDPLAIVRAAEPVQYGAELARARSELALAETRAARLDQLAREGVVAGARADEAGAQLRQTRATVAEHQRLLALAGAGADGTMTLRAPISGRLARVAVETGGPVGGMTAPFVIENASAYRVDLQLPERLAGQVHPGMTVTVQSAASDAQGQPVPVSGRILSVGASLDPATRSLPAKAHLETTAGLVSGKGVMVVIHGAGTATGVAVPAAAVTQIEGKDHVFVRDRTRFVRRPVNVAAQNGAESVISDGVRPGEPVAVTGVAELKALLAE, encoded by the coding sequence ATGAACAGGAATATTCTGGCAGGCATGGGCGCAGCGATCCTTGTGGCGGCGGTTGGCGGTTTCGTCTGGCTGCGCGATGAACCGGGCGAGCCCGCTGCGGCGGCCGCAACCGAGGCGCCCGCCGGCGCGCTCAGTGCAAAGCAGCTCGAACGGCTCAACATCACGACCAAACCCGCGGTCTTGGCCGCAACGCTGCCGCTGGGAACCGTTCCGGGGACCATCACGCTTCCGCCCGAAGCGCGCGTTGCCGTCACCGCCCCCTTTGCGGGTGCCGCCATCCGGATTTTTGTGATCGAAGGGCAGCAGGTGCGCCAGGGCGATCCGCTCGCCATCGTCCGCGCGGCCGAGCCCGTGCAATATGGCGCGGAATTGGCGCGTGCGCGGTCCGAACTCGCGCTGGCCGAAACCCGCGCCGCGCGGCTCGACCAGCTGGCGCGCGAGGGCGTGGTTGCGGGTGCGCGTGCCGACGAGGCTGGCGCCCAGCTCCGCCAGACCCGCGCAACCGTGGCCGAACATCAACGCCTGCTGGCGCTGGCCGGTGCCGGAGCCGATGGCACGATGACGCTGCGGGCCCCGATTTCGGGTCGTCTCGCGCGCGTGGCGGTTGAAACCGGTGGCCCGGTGGGCGGGATGACCGCGCCCTTCGTGATCGAGAACGCGAGCGCCTACCGCGTCGACCTCCAGCTGCCCGAACGGCTTGCCGGACAGGTTCATCCCGGCATGACGGTAACCGTGCAGAGCGCCGCATCCGATGCACAGGGGCAGCCCGTTCCCGTATCGGGCCGGATATTGTCGGTGGGCGCCTCGCTCGACCCGGCGACGCGCTCGCTGCCCGCCAAGGCGCATCTTGAAACAACCGCAGGCCTCGTATCGGGCAAGGGCGTGATGGTCGTCATCCACGGCGCGGGCACCGCGACCGGGGTAGCCGTGCCCGCTGCCGCCGTGACGCAGATCGAGGGCAAGGACCATGTTTTCGTGCGCGACCGCACCCGATTCGTGCGCCGCCCGGTAAATGTCGCCGCGCAAAATGGCGCCGAAAGCGTGATCAGCGACGGGGTGCGCCCCGGCGAGCCGGTGGCCGTGACCGGCGTTGCCGAGCTCAAGGCCCTGTTGGCGGAATAA